In Candidatus Zixiibacteriota bacterium, a single genomic region encodes these proteins:
- a CDS encoding 2-oxoacid:acceptor oxidoreductase family protein produces the protein MEGRFEMRLSGSGGQGLVLAGVMIAEAVGVYEGKNVAQTQSYGPEARGGTSRSDLVISDDEIYYPKTSELDLLLALTQEAADKYYTHLNDKGIIVVDSDIVRQLPPFPRVYSMPFTRTAREEIGTEIVANVISAAALVVVSGICKPESFLNAVLNRAPKGTESKNEKACKLGFDMGKNALKGKVK, from the coding sequence ATCGAAGGTAGATTCGAAATGCGGCTTTCCGGCTCTGGCGGTCAGGGGTTAGTGCTTGCCGGAGTTATGATAGCAGAGGCAGTCGGCGTATATGAGGGCAAGAATGTTGCCCAAACGCAAAGTTATGGACCTGAAGCCCGCGGTGGAACTTCCCGGTCAGATCTGGTGATTTCCGATGATGAAATATATTATCCCAAAACATCAGAATTGGATTTGCTTTTAGCATTAACACAGGAAGCGGCAGATAAATATTATACTCATCTAAACGATAAAGGAATAATTGTCGTTGATTCCGATATTGTCCGTCAGTTGCCGCCTTTTCCCAGAGTATACAGTATGCCGTTTACCCGCACCGCCAGAGAAGAAATCGGCACCGAGATAGTGGCTAATGTAATCTCGGCGGCTGCGTTAGTAGTAGTTTCCGGTATTTGCAAGCCCGAATCATTTTTAAATGCGGTATTAAATCGCGCCCCTAAGGGGACCGAATCGAAAAATGAAAAAGCCTGCAAGCTCGGCTTCGATATGGGGAAAAATGCCTTAAAAGGGAAAGTTAAATAG